A region from the Onychomys torridus chromosome 22, mOncTor1.1, whole genome shotgun sequence genome encodes:
- the Ap4m1 gene encoding AP-4 complex subunit mu-1 yields MISQFFILSSKGDPLIYKDFRGDSGGRDVAELFYRKLTGLPGGESPVVMYHDDRHFIHIRHSGLYLVATTSENVSPFSLLELLSRLATLLGDYCGSLSEGTISQNVALVYELLDEVLDYGYVQTTSTEMLRNFIQTEAVVSKPFSLFDLSSVGLFGAETQQNRVAPSSAASRPVLSSRSDPGQKNEVFLDVVERLSVLIASNGSLLKVDVQGEIRLKSFLPSGSEMYIGLTEEFCVGKSELRGYGPGIRVDEVSFHSSVNLDEFESHRILRLQPPQGELTVMRYQLSDDLPSPLPFRLFPSVQWDRGSGRLQIYLKLRCDLPPKSQALNIHLHLPLPRGVVSLSQELSSPDQKAELVEGALHWDLPRVQGGSQLSGLFQMDVPGSQGPPSHGPSPSAPPLGLGPASLSFELPRHTCSGLQVRFLRLSFSACGSANPHKWVRHLSHSNAYVIRI; encoded by the exons ATGATTTCCCAGTTCTTCATTCTGTCCTCCAAGGGGGACCCGCTCATCTACAAAGACT TTCGCGGGGACAGTGGTGGTCGTGATGTGGCCGAGCTCTTTTACCGGAAGCTGACGGGGCTGCCTGGAGGCGAGTCTCCGGTTGTCATG TATCATGATGATCGTCATTTCATTCACATCAGACACAGTGGTCTCTATTTGGTGGCCACAACCTCAGAAAACGTCTCTCCTTTCAGCCTCCTGGAGCTGCTTTCCCG GTTAGCCACTCTCCTGGGTGACTACTGTGGCTCACTCAGTGAGGGGACCATCTCACAGAACGTGGCTCTTGTCTACGAACTCCTGGATGAAGTGCTG GATTATGGCTACGTGCAAACCACATCCACGGAGATGCTGCGGAACTTCATCCAAACCGAAGCTGTGGTCAGCAAGCCCTTCAGCCTCTTTGACCTCAGCAGCGTTGGATTG TTCGGAGCAGAGACACAGCAGAACAGAGTGGCCCCAAGCAGTGCGGCCAGTCGACCGGTCTTGTCCAGTCGCTCTGACCCG GGCCAAAAGAATGAAGTGTTTTTAGATGTGGTCGAGAGGCTGTCTGTACTGATTGCATCTAAT GGCTCATTGTTGAAGGTGGATGTCCAAGGAGAGATACGGCTCAAGAGCTTCCTTCCTAGTGGTTCTG AGATGTACATAGGCTTGACAGAAGAATTTTGTGTGGGAAAGTCAGAACTGAGAG GATATGGGCCAGGCATCCGAGTTGATGAGGTATCGTTCCATAGCTCTGTCAATCTGGATGAGTTTGAGTCTCATCGGATCCTCCGCCTGCAGCCACCTCAGGGCGAG CTGACCGTGATGAGATACCAGCTGTCTGATGACCTCCCCTCACCGCTCCCCTTCCGGCTCTTTCCCTCTGTGCAGTGGGACCGAGGTTCAGGCCG GCTCCAGATTTACCTGAAGTTACGGTGTGACCTGCCACCCAAGAG CCAAGCTCTCAACATTCATCTGCACCTTCCCCTGCCTCGAGGAGTGGTCAG CCTGTCTCAGGAATTGAGCAGCCCagatcagaaggcagagctggtAGAAGGAGCCCTCCATTGGGACCTGCCCCGAGTACAAGGAGGCTCTCAACTCTCAGGCCTTTTCCAG ATGGATGTCCCTGGCTCACAGGGGCCTCCCAGCCATGGACCCTCCCCATCAGCGCCCCCCTTGGGGCTGGGTCCTGCCAGCCTCTCCTTTGAACTCCCTCGGCATACGTGCTCTGGCCTCCAGGTTCGCTTCCTTAGGCTGTCCTTTAGCGCCTGCGGCAGTGCCAACCCTCACAAGTGGGTGCGACATCTGAGCCACAGCAACGCCTACGTCATTCGGATTTGA